Proteins from a genomic interval of Pseudomonas paeninsulae:
- the gfa gene encoding S-(hydroxymethyl)glutathione synthase, with product MTSTFSLHPSIDDGIPADAEDFTGGTLVCRCTQDPVRVQIDAQSAYNHACGCTKCWKPKGALFSMVAVVPRDKLKVTEHAEKLALVDAQATIQRHACSQCGAHMYGRIENSTHPLYGFDFIHTELSPEKGWSAPQFAAFVSSIIESGAEPALMDSVRARLKALGLEPYDCLSPELMDIIATHTAKASGVLKS from the coding sequence ATGACAAGCACATTTTCGCTTCACCCGTCGATCGACGACGGCATCCCGGCGGATGCCGAGGACTTCACTGGCGGCACGCTAGTCTGCCGCTGCACCCAGGACCCTGTCCGGGTGCAAATCGACGCGCAATCGGCCTATAACCACGCCTGCGGCTGCACCAAGTGCTGGAAGCCGAAGGGCGCCCTGTTCTCCATGGTCGCGGTGGTGCCGCGCGACAAGCTTAAGGTCACCGAGCACGCCGAGAAACTTGCGCTGGTCGATGCCCAGGCCACCATCCAGCGGCACGCCTGTAGCCAGTGCGGCGCGCATATGTACGGCCGCATCGAGAACAGCACTCATCCCCTCTACGGATTCGACTTCATCCACACGGAACTGTCCCCGGAGAAGGGCTGGTCCGCGCCACAATTCGCCGCATTCGTTTCCTCGATCATCGAATCAGGCGCCGAGCCGGCGCTCATGGATTCAGTACGTGCGCGACTCAAGGCTCTCGGCCTGGAACCTTACGACTGCCTGTCGCCAGAGCTGATGGATATCATCGCGACGCATACCGCCAAGGCCTCTGGCGTGCTGAAGTCCTGA